From a region of the [Eubacterium] eligens ATCC 27750 genome:
- a CDS encoding GntR family transcriptional regulator, translating to MEKSLNEDTYEKLKYDIMNFKLVPGDSISAQKIAVRYNVSRTPAREAIVNLEKEGLLKIIPQSGTYVASINCRRFEQEWFVRKSLEVGMVDPVFEHVSNEMLDKMEELNSRLINYDKCNEKVPRIEIDNAFHELIYESSGEQLAANIIKMQMSHYNRIRFLAELNSSISVKTNEEHEMLIDAIRKKDKRMYLRVIKGHINRIFNEIDKLRIIYPDYFENN from the coding sequence ATGGAAAAATCATTAAACGAAGACACATACGAAAAATTAAAATACGATATCATGAATTTCAAGCTTGTACCGGGAGATTCAATAAGTGCACAGAAGATAGCTGTAAGGTATAATGTTTCGAGAACACCGGCAAGAGAGGCAATTGTTAATCTTGAAAAGGAGGGACTTCTCAAAATAATACCTCAGTCAGGCACATATGTTGCAAGTATTAATTGCAGACGTTTTGAACAGGAATGGTTTGTCAGAAAAAGTCTTGAAGTGGGTATGGTAGACCCGGTTTTTGAGCATGTCAGCAATGAGATGCTTGATAAGATGGAAGAATTAAACAGCCGTCTCATTAATTATGATAAATGTAACGAAAAAGTTCCAAGGATTGAAATCGATAATGCTTTTCATGAACTTATATATGAAAGCTCAGGAGAACAGCTTGCTGCTAATATAATTAAAATGCAGATGAGTCATTATAACAGAATACGTTTCTTAGCAGAGCTTAATAGTTCTATTAGTGTTAAAACTAATGAGGAACATGAAATGCTTATAGATGCAATAAGGAAAAAAGATAAAAGAATGTATCTTCGTGTTATTAAAGGACATATTAACAGAATTTTTAATGAGATTGATAAGTTAAGAATAATTTATCCTGATTATTTTGAAAACAATTAA
- a CDS encoding helix-turn-helix domain-containing protein, with protein sequence MDYKVYLDYTMELLSKIKIPSYIIDTPFLWDDRYDGELRKTILSDAFLINHKETFQDFINCSGKNNTILLIHDSFACDYIYIKLPDSKKAFFAGPFSFEKFTNQRIDDLCSYNSIPPRFTDFMQLYYAALPVFADERCIEAIINCLCSKLWSSYTLEKKHFLNKNASEYMYNDYTPEPTKQSIEVLEQRYNDESLLMEYVAHGDFESIDKLAHLNSSGIKPRLSDSIRDRKNFMIILNTLCRKAAQSAYVHPIHLDEISRKFAIRIESCTTIAQLETLENEITRKYCLLVQSYSLRKYSKPVQNIINYISFNLTDDLSLNTISAEFALNSSYVSSLFKRETGSTLTNFVNNKRIEHAIYLLNTTKLPIQDIAVQCGITDVNYFTKLFKKIKNMTPSQYREMIQ encoded by the coding sequence ATGGACTATAAAGTATATCTGGACTACACCATGGAACTATTATCTAAGATAAAAATCCCATCTTATATAATTGACACACCATTTCTCTGGGATGACAGATATGATGGTGAATTAAGAAAAACTATCCTCAGTGATGCATTTTTAATTAATCATAAAGAAACATTTCAGGACTTTATTAACTGTTCTGGCAAAAATAATACAATTCTTCTGATTCATGACAGTTTCGCTTGTGATTATATATATATTAAATTGCCCGACTCAAAAAAAGCTTTCTTTGCCGGACCTTTTTCATTTGAAAAGTTTACCAATCAAAGAATTGATGATTTATGTTCATACAATTCAATACCACCAAGATTTACTGATTTTATGCAGCTTTATTATGCCGCACTCCCGGTATTTGCAGATGAACGATGTATAGAAGCAATTATAAACTGTTTATGTAGTAAATTATGGAGCAGTTACACACTTGAGAAAAAACATTTTCTTAATAAAAATGCTTCTGAATACATGTACAATGATTATACCCCCGAACCGACAAAGCAATCCATTGAGGTTCTAGAACAACGCTATAATGATGAATCTCTTCTGATGGAATATGTTGCTCATGGTGATTTTGAATCAATTGACAAGCTTGCTCATCTTAATTCATCTGGAATTAAGCCCCGCCTGTCAGATTCAATCCGCGATAGAAAGAATTTCATGATAATTCTTAATACCCTTTGCAGGAAAGCTGCCCAATCAGCATATGTTCATCCTATTCATCTTGATGAGATATCACGCAAATTTGCTATCAGGATAGAATCCTGTACCACAATTGCCCAGCTTGAAACCCTGGAAAATGAAATCACGCGTAAATATTGTCTGCTTGTTCAATCTTATTCTTTAAGAAAATATAGCAAACCTGTCCAAAATATTATTAATTATATCTCGTTTAACCTTACTGATGATCTCAGCCTTAATACTATTTCTGCTGAATTTGCTTTAAACAGCAGTTATGTATCTTCTCTGTTTAAACGTGAAACCGGCTCAACGCTCACTAATTTTGTTAATAATAAACGTATTGAACACGCTATCTACCTGCTCAATACAACCAAGCTTCCTATACAGGACATTGCTGTACAATGTGGAATTACAGATGTTAATTATTTCACCAAGCTTTTCAAAAAAATCAAAAACATGACTCCTTCTCAATATAGAGAAATGATTCAATAA
- the uxuA gene encoding mannonate dehydratase — protein MDMTLRWYGPGYDSVTLKQIRQIPGVKNVITTLFGKQAGERWLPEEIAELKRIVEDAGLGIAGIESVNVSDDIKIGTAKADEHIDNYIKTLQALGEADIHVVCYNFMPVFDWTRSELARERADGSTVLAYNQDTVDMIDPEHMKESVAKMSNGFVMPGWEPERLDRLKELFEMYKDVDAEKLFNNLVYFLEAIGPVCEKYDIKMGIHPDDPAWPIFGLPRIMTGKDSVTKLLDAVNKPYNGITLCTGSFGSNQNNDICEIIKACRGRIPFAHVRNLKYNSPRDFEEAAHLSSDGSMDMYKIMKTLYDTGFDGIIRPDHGRMIWDEVAMPGYGLYDRALGATYLNGLWEAIDKSSK, from the coding sequence ATGGATATGACATTGAGATGGTATGGACCAGGATACGACAGCGTAACACTTAAGCAGATCAGACAGATTCCAGGCGTAAAGAATGTTATTACAACGCTTTTTGGTAAGCAGGCTGGGGAGCGGTGGCTTCCAGAGGAAATAGCGGAGCTTAAAAGGATTGTTGAAGATGCCGGGTTGGGAATCGCTGGTATTGAATCTGTTAATGTGTCAGATGATATTAAGATTGGCACAGCTAAGGCAGATGAGCACATTGACAATTATATAAAGACTTTGCAGGCTCTTGGAGAAGCGGATATTCATGTGGTATGTTACAATTTTATGCCTGTATTTGACTGGACACGATCAGAACTTGCAAGAGAAAGAGCTGATGGTTCAACGGTGCTTGCATATAATCAGGATACAGTTGATATGATTGATCCGGAGCATATGAAGGAATCAGTTGCAAAGATGTCTAATGGATTCGTAATGCCAGGATGGGAACCAGAGCGTCTTGACAGATTAAAAGAACTTTTTGAAATGTATAAAGATGTTGACGCAGAGAAACTGTTTAATAATCTGGTATATTTTCTGGAAGCAATTGGTCCGGTATGTGAGAAGTATGATATAAAGATGGGTATTCATCCGGATGATCCTGCGTGGCCTATATTTGGACTTCCAAGAATTATGACAGGTAAGGATTCTGTTACAAAACTTCTTGATGCTGTAAATAAACCATATAACGGAATAACACTTTGTACGGGTTCATTTGGCTCTAACCAGAATAATGATATTTGTGAGATTATCAAGGCGTGCAGAGGAAGAATACCATTTGCACATGTGAGAAACCTTAAATATAATTCACCTAGGGATTTTGAAGAAGCAGCACATTTATCATCTGATGGTTCTATGGATATGTATAAGATTATGAAAACATTATATGATACAGGTTTTGACGGCATTATAAGACCTGACCATGGAAGAATGATATGGGATGAGGTGGCTATGCCAGGTTATGGTTTATATGACAGGGCTTTAGGTGCAACATACCTTAATGGCTTATGGGAAGCTATTGATAAATCATCAAAGTAA
- a CDS encoding pyridoxal phosphate-dependent aminotransferase, whose protein sequence is MKELSNRSANFTDSVIRRMTRVANKYGAVNLSQGFPDFDPPKAITDRLARVAGEGPHQYALTWGAKNFRDAVAKKYEHFSGVKIDPETEIVVTCGSTEAMMATMLSIINPGDKVVIFSPFYENYGADTILSGAEPIYVPLVPPEFHFDKEKLEDAFRQGAKALILCNPSNPCGKVFTMEEMQTIAELAKKYDAYVVTDEVYEHIVYAPNKHIYMQSLEGMRERTIVCNSLSKTYSITGWRLGYVIANPQIIDRVKKVHDFLTVGAAAPLMEAAVVGLEFGDGYYDELAAHYAHMKEVFVGGLKKLGLKYTDPQGAYYVLVDVSEFGVKDDVKFCEWMAQFVGVAAVPGSSFFREDVHNLVRFHFAKQDDTLNEAIKRLATLKEKAINAKNVDWR, encoded by the coding sequence ATGAAAGAGTTAAGTAACAGATCAGCAAATTTTACAGACTCTGTCATCAGAAGAATGACAAGAGTTGCTAATAAATATGGTGCAGTTAATTTATCACAGGGATTTCCTGATTTTGACCCACCAAAGGCTATAACAGACAGGCTTGCAAGAGTTGCAGGCGAAGGACCTCATCAGTATGCATTGACATGGGGAGCTAAGAATTTCAGAGATGCAGTTGCTAAGAAATATGAACATTTTTCTGGTGTTAAGATTGACCCTGAGACAGAGATTGTTGTCACATGCGGAAGTACAGAGGCAATGATGGCTACAATGCTTAGTATTATTAATCCGGGTGACAAGGTTGTAATATTCTCGCCTTTTTATGAGAATTACGGTGCAGATACAATTCTTTCAGGCGCAGAGCCGATATATGTTCCATTAGTTCCACCAGAATTTCATTTTGATAAGGAAAAGTTAGAAGATGCATTCAGACAGGGCGCTAAGGCATTAATTCTGTGTAATCCTTCCAACCCATGCGGTAAGGTGTTTACAATGGAGGAAATGCAGACAATTGCTGAACTTGCTAAGAAATATGACGCATATGTTGTTACAGATGAAGTGTATGAGCATATTGTGTATGCACCTAATAAGCATATTTACATGCAGTCGCTTGAGGGCATGAGAGAAAGAACGATAGTGTGCAATTCGCTGTCTAAGACATACTCAATAACAGGCTGGAGATTAGGTTATGTTATTGCTAACCCACAGATAATCGACAGAGTTAAAAAGGTACATGATTTCCTTACAGTTGGTGCAGCCGCACCATTGATGGAGGCAGCAGTTGTGGGATTAGAGTTTGGTGATGGCTATTATGATGAACTTGCCGCACATTATGCACATATGAAAGAGGTATTTGTAGGCGGTCTTAAGAAGCTGGGATTAAAATACACAGACCCACAGGGGGCATATTATGTGCTTGTTGATGTGAGTGAATTCGGAGTTAAAGATGATGTGAAGTTCTGCGAATGGATGGCACAGTTCGTTGGTGTGGCGGCAGTTCCGGGGTCAAGCTTTTTCAGGGAAGATGTGCATAATCTTGTTAGATTTCATTTTGCAAAGCAGGACGATACACTTAATGAAGCAATAAAGAGACTGGCAACACTTAAAGAAAAAGCGATTAATGCCAAGAATGTGGACTGGAGATAA
- a CDS encoding VanZ family protein → MEIYLKPIISACYVFPVLAVLFTLPYIIYEYHKYGSILVIRTGVVYTFIFYMLTSYFMTVLPLPPIDSVTPDSACMLLVPFDAVRRVVATVNITLSNPATYINLFKCGDFWQIAFNILLLVPFGVYLRYYFKRKWWQVLIMSFCYSLFFELTQLSGLYGIYPYPYRFFEVDDLICNTLGGMVGFWVAPAVVFMLPKRDRMDEVAYNRGQIVSEFRRIIAWALDMLVIMAPVAVFFAIDKEKFMNAVYDVRYLVVIAVYIVIAFTIVTAVTKGRTIGKALVNIRLVRAESKKRDNKAADYEAENIEADTHRRVNVFRLMGRYFILYVLSLPSPVYAYNLYHVALKAYGWRFSVSIAVCVLCLMVTAYFAIDFILCLFSSTRQMFYDRVMGITHVNMVKQKEKISK, encoded by the coding sequence ATGGAAATATACTTAAAACCGATAATTTCAGCGTGTTATGTGTTCCCGGTTCTTGCCGTGCTTTTCACACTGCCATATATAATATACGAATATCATAAATATGGCTCAATACTTGTAATAAGAACAGGGGTTGTGTACACATTTATATTCTACATGCTTACCTCATATTTTATGACAGTGCTTCCGCTGCCTCCGATTGATTCAGTGACACCGGATTCGGCATGTATGCTGTTGGTGCCATTTGACGCAGTAAGAAGAGTTGTTGCTACTGTGAATATTACTTTATCGAATCCGGCAACATATATTAATCTGTTCAAATGTGGTGACTTCTGGCAGATTGCTTTCAATATTCTGCTGTTAGTGCCATTTGGTGTGTATCTGAGATACTATTTTAAGAGAAAATGGTGGCAGGTGCTTATAATGTCATTCTGCTACAGCCTGTTTTTTGAGCTTACGCAGTTGTCAGGCTTGTATGGAATATATCCTTATCCATACAGATTCTTTGAAGTGGACGATCTGATATGTAACACACTTGGAGGAATGGTGGGCTTCTGGGTTGCGCCGGCGGTTGTTTTCATGCTTCCAAAGCGTGACAGAATGGATGAGGTTGCTTACAACAGAGGACAGATTGTGTCGGAATTCAGAAGAATAATAGCATGGGCGTTGGATATGCTTGTGATAATGGCTCCGGTTGCCGTATTTTTTGCAATAGATAAAGAAAAGTTTATGAATGCTGTGTACGATGTAAGATATCTGGTTGTCATAGCTGTATATATAGTTATTGCATTTACAATAGTTACAGCAGTTACTAAGGGAAGAACTATAGGCAAGGCACTTGTTAATATAAGACTAGTGAGGGCAGAGAGCAAGAAAAGAGATAATAAGGCTGCTGATTACGAAGCTGAGAATATTGAGGCTGATACTCACAGGAGAGTGAATGTTTTCAGGCTTATGGGAAGATATTTTATTCTGTATGTTTTAAGCCTGCCTTCTCCTGTATATGCATATAATCTTTATCATGTGGCACTTAAGGCTTATGGGTGGAGATTCTCTGTCAGTATAGCAGTATGTGTATTGTGCCTTATGGTTACGGCATATTTTGCGATAGATTTCATATTATGTCTGTTCAGCAGTACACGGCAGATGTTCTATGACAGGGTGATGGGAATTACTCATGTCAATATGGTGAAGCAGAAGGAAAAGATATCAAAATAA
- a CDS encoding mannitol dehydrogenase family protein codes for MKLSINGIKNTTDWEKAGIKLPSYDVEKVAEDTKKSPVWVHFGIGNIFRIFIGGIADSLLEQGVSDKGITCVETFDFDVVDKIYKPFDNLVMAVTLKEDGNTEKKVLGSLTEAIKAQSYSQKEWERLKEIFADPGLQMVSFTITEKGYALKDSKGEFFSFIREDIDNGPEKATSAMAVTAALLYERFKACKAPIAVVSMDNCSHNGEKLRNSITEMVSEWNKKGFVGNDFVDYVNNEELVSFPWSMIDKITPRPADSVAKALEEAGVEDMSPVITSKKTYIAPFVNAEGPQYLVIEDRFPNGRPQLEKAGVFMTDRQTVNKVERMKVTTCLNPLHTALAVYGCLLGYNLIADEMKDKELSELVRRIGLSEGMPVVINPEIISPQKFVDEVLNVRIPNPFMPDTPQRIATDTSQKVGIRYGETIKSYVAKDGSAKELIAIPLAIAGWCRYLLGIDDNGESFELSPDPMADELKKHLSGIKIGDISSYTGQLKNLLSNANIFGINLYEAGIGDKIEEMFVEEIAGKGAIRNTLKKYL; via the coding sequence ATGAAACTTTCAATAAATGGTATTAAGAATACGACAGATTGGGAAAAGGCTGGCATAAAGCTGCCTTCATATGATGTTGAAAAGGTTGCAGAGGATACAAAAAAGTCACCTGTATGGGTACATTTTGGTATTGGCAATATTTTCAGGATATTCATTGGTGGAATTGCAGATTCATTATTAGAACAAGGAGTTTCAGATAAAGGCATTACATGTGTTGAAACATTTGACTTCGATGTAGTAGATAAAATATATAAGCCATTTGATAATCTTGTTATGGCTGTTACATTGAAGGAGGATGGAAATACAGAAAAAAAGGTACTTGGTTCACTTACAGAAGCTATTAAGGCACAATCATATTCGCAGAAGGAATGGGAAAGATTAAAGGAGATATTTGCTGACCCTGGGCTTCAGATGGTGTCATTTACTATTACAGAAAAAGGTTATGCGTTGAAGGATTCTAAAGGAGAGTTTTTTTCTTTTATCAGGGAAGACATTGATAATGGACCAGAAAAAGCAACATCAGCAATGGCAGTAACAGCAGCACTTTTGTATGAACGTTTTAAAGCCTGTAAGGCACCGATTGCAGTTGTATCAATGGATAACTGCTCACATAACGGAGAGAAACTTAGAAATTCGATAACCGAGATGGTAAGTGAGTGGAATAAAAAAGGATTTGTTGGTAATGATTTTGTTGATTATGTGAATAATGAAGAGCTTGTATCATTTCCATGGTCTATGATTGATAAAATTACACCAAGACCAGCAGATAGTGTTGCTAAAGCATTAGAGGAAGCAGGTGTTGAGGATATGAGTCCGGTGATAACATCTAAGAAGACATATATTGCACCATTTGTAAATGCTGAAGGACCACAGTATCTTGTAATAGAAGACAGGTTCCCTAATGGCAGACCTCAGCTTGAAAAAGCAGGTGTGTTTATGACTGATAGACAGACAGTTAATAAGGTTGAGCGTATGAAAGTAACAACCTGCCTTAATCCGTTACACACAGCCTTAGCAGTATATGGCTGCTTATTAGGATATAATCTGATTGCTGATGAAATGAAAGACAAGGAACTTTCAGAGCTTGTGAGACGAATTGGGTTATCTGAGGGAATGCCTGTGGTAATTAATCCGGAGATAATTTCACCACAGAAGTTTGTGGATGAAGTTCTTAATGTAAGAATACCTAATCCTTTTATGCCTGATACACCGCAAAGAATAGCGACAGATACTTCACAGAAGGTAGGAATACGGTATGGTGAAACAATTAAGTCATATGTTGCAAAGGACGGAAGTGCCAAAGAATTAATAGCGATTCCATTGGCAATTGCAGGATGGTGCAGATATCTTCTTGGAATTGATGATAATGGCGAAAGCTTCGAATTGTCTCCAGATCCGATGGCAGATGAATTAAAGAAGCATTTATCAGGTATAAAAATAGGTGACATATCATCTTATACAGGACAGCTTAAGAATTTATTGTCAAATGCTAATATATTTGGTATAAATTTATATGAAGCAGGAATTGGCGATAAAATAGAAGAGATGTTTGTTGAAGAGATAGCAGGAAAGGGTGCTATAAGAAATACACTTAAAAAATACCTTTAA